ccccaaatcccacagggaccccccaaatttccccctccccGTGGGTACCGAGGTTGGCCTTGGCGCAGGAGGAGTTCGGGGGTCCCATGTGGCACCTGTAGATGTCCCCTCGGCCGTCCCCGTCCCACGGGGCCCCCACGAGCAGCCTGAGGGGACAAAATGGCGGCCGGGGGAGGGttgggtgacacagaggggacgCCGAGGGTGCCAccaccccctcccctcccccagcaCGGCTTTGGCcacgtggtttttttttggtttttttttgacgATTTTTGACGATTTTTTGGGGGTGGGCgccgtgccagggctgtgccgcCCACgcctgtctgtccgtctgtctgtctggccgcagcctcctgctcctcccgtGCTTCCCCTGCCCTCAGTTTCCCCATTTCCACCTCAATTTCCccactcctgcctcagtttccccttcccaccccctccccacctttcatgccccagtttccccagtcctgcctcagtttccccagtcctgcctcagtttcccctttcccaccccctccccaccattcctgcctcagtttccccctttCCTCCCTCAATTTCGccactcctgcctcagtttcccttttccAATATCAGTTTCCCCATTCCTGCCTCAATTTCCCcattcctgcctcagtttccccatccctgcctcagtttccccattcctccctcagtttccccactcctgcctcagtttcccctttcccaccccctccccaccGTTCCTGCCTCCGTTTCCCCATTCccgcctcagtttccccatttcCACCTCAATTTCCCCACTCCTGCCCCAGtttcccccctttcctgcctcagtttccccatccctgcctcagtttcccctttcccaccccctccccaccattcctgcctcagtttccccactcctgcctcagtttcccttttccAATATCAGTTTCCCcgctcctgcctcagtttccccatccctgcctcagtttcccctttcccaccccctccccaccgttcctgcctcagtttccccattcccgcctcagtttccccatttcCACCTCAATTTCCCCACTCCTGCCCCAGTTTCCCCCcctttcctgcctcagtttccccatccctgcctcagtttcccctttcccaccccctccccaccattcctgcctcagtttccccactcctgcctcagtttcccttttccAATATCAGTTTCCCcgctcctgcctcagtttccccatccctgcctcagtttccccgctcctgcctcagtttccccatccctgcctcagtttcccccaggTCTCACTCACCCCTTGTCCCCGCCACTGCCCCACTGCAGCACCCGGTATCCAAACTGGGACTCCGCTGGCCCCAGGaacaccctggcagtgcccacgtCGATGTTGAACCCCTCAGCGACCCCTGCAGAGGTGGAAATTCCCTTTttagccttttttcccccccaaaaaaccccattaaaaataaaaattttccattaaaaatatattttttcccatcaaaaatgagaattttcccattaaaaataagattttttttccccattaaaaaataagatttttttcccattaaaaaataAGATATTTCTCCatcaaaaataagattttttttcccttaaaaataagattttttcccccattaaaaataaaatttttctccattaaaaataagatttttgcCATTAAAATTAAGATTTTCCATTCAAAATTCCGGGTTTTAGTTCCTCTTAGGAATTCCCCTTCCCACCTTGAGCCCGCCCTAAATTCAGAGATTTTGGTGTTTTCTCCctcaaaaataaattaattggGAGGAAATGACCAAAACTGTTCAATTTTAAAGGGATTTCAGTGTTTTCTCCctctaaaaaaaatccaaaataaattaAATGGTGGAAAATGACCAAAACTGGTCGATTTTAAAGGGAATTTGGTGTTTTTTTAcctcaaaaaaatctcaaaaataaaTTAAGTGGGGAGAAATGACCAAAATTGGTAGATTTTTAAGGGATTTTGGTGTTTTCTCCctataaaaaaatccaaaataaattgAATGGCGGAAAATGACCAAAAACTGGTTGGTTTTAAATggattttggtgggtttttttttccctcaaaaataAAATTAGGAGGGGGAAAATGACCAAATTTGAtcgattttaccccaaaatcccccctggaaattcagagagaagggaaggagggaacCACACGTGGCCGCACTCGGATTATTCAAACTCCCAGACCTTAATCCCAATTCTGATCCCAATTTtagccccaaaaaagccccaaattgccccaaataaacggaatttttgggttttacctgggagcaggatcagggcCAGGAGCAGTCCCACACCCCTCATGGCTGCAGCTCCAATTCGGACTCCAAGCAGGACAAAAATCCccgagtttggggtttttttcctcttttttttttttttttttttttttttccagtttatttttcCCTCCTCCTTCACCCTCAATTGGCTGCTAAAAATAAATGTGGTTTTGGATGGGAGGGAGGCgaaatttcagggaaaaaaaacagcaaagtggtaaaaacacagggaaaaaaggagaaataaggGAGAAGTGGGTGCAGGATTTTTTGGTGGGGGGTTCTGGATATTTGAAGGgaatttttccactttttttctggggaaaatgagatgggaaaaatctgaattttcccCCAAGGATTGAAGCACACAGAAGTTGGATATTCCCCATGGGGACAGTCAGGTGggaaaagggattttgggggggtctgggtggggtttgggtggatttttgggtgaattttgggtggattttaggtggattttgggtggatttaggTGGATTTTGGGTTGCCACGTCCTCCGGGTGACACTGGCACCACCCggagttcaaaaaaaaaaaaaaaaaggaaaaaaaatttaataaaaaaagggaaaaaaaatccaaagtctGCGAGTTAGGACAGAGGGAAAATTGTACTGCCAGAGGTTGTGGGAAGGGCTGGAATTTTCAgggggaatgaaaaaaaaaatgagtaaaaaataaaaaacatcaaGGAATGaggagaaaaacagagaaaacgGACAAACAGCGAGTGTGCGGCCCCGGCGGCCAAACAGGGCCCTGCccacggggaaactgaggcacggggggggaaactgaggcacggggccaCCAGTTCAGCCCAGTACTCTCAGTCCAGCATTCCCAGTTtggcccagtgctcccagtccagcattcccagcccatcccagtgctcccagttcagcccagtgtccccagcccatccccgtGCTCCCAGTTCAACCCAGTACTTCCAGTCCAGcattcccagcctgtcccagtgcacccagtccagcattcccagttcagcccagtgctcccagtccagcattcccagcccgtcccagtgccctcagtccagcactcccagtgctcccagtccagcattcccagtgcacccagtccagcattcccagttcagcccagtgcacccagtccagcattcccagttcagcccagtgctcccagtccagcattcccagttcagcccagtgctcccagtccagcatttccagcccatcccagtgcacCCAGTCCAGcaatcccagttcagcccagtgcacccagtccagcattcccagttcagcccagtactCCCAGTCCAGCATTCCCAGCCCGTCCCAGTGGCCTCAGTccagcactcccagtgctcccagtccagcaTTCCCAGAGCCCCCAGTCCAGcattcccagttcagcccagtgcacccagtccagcattcccagcccgtcccagtgctcccagttcagcaatcccagttcagcccagtgccCTCAGTCCAgcactcccagtgttcccagtccagCATTCCCAGTTCTGCCCAGTACTCCCAGTCCAGCATTCCCAGCCCGTCCCAGTGGCCTCAGTCCAgcactcccagtgttcccagtccagcattcccagttctgcccagtgctcccagtccagcaTTCCCAGTGCACCCAGTTCAGcattcccagttcagcccagtgcaCCCAGTTCAGCATTCCCAGttctgcccagtgctcccagtccagcactcccagtgcccccagttcagcatttccagcccatcccagtctatcccagtgcccccagttcagCATTCCCAGTCCAGcattcccagcccatcccagtgcacccagtccagcattcccagttcagcccagtgctcccagtccagcactcccagtgctcccagtccagcattcccagcccgtcccagtgcccccagcccatcccagtgctcccagttcagggtCAGGTTTAGGTGGGCATTAGAACAAGGCTTAAGTGGGCACCAGAACCAGGTTTAGGGGGGGTATCAGAACCAGGTTTAATATCAGAACCAGGTTTAATATCAGAACCGGGTTTAGTATCAGAACCAGGTTGAGGTGAGCATTAAAACCAGGTTTAGGTGACCATCAGAACCAGGTTTAGGTGGGCATTAGTACCAAGTTTAGGGGGGCATCAGAACCACGTTTAACATCAGAACCAGATTTAGTATCAGAACCAGGTTCAGTATCAGAATCAGGTTTAATATCAGAACCAGGTTTAGGTGGGCATTAAAATCAAGCTCAGTATCAGAACCAGGTTTAGGGGGACACCAGAACCAGGTTTAGTATCAGAACCAGCTTTAGGTGGGCATTAAAACCAGGTTTAGTATCAGAACAAGTTTTAGCATTAGAACCAGGTTTAGGTGACCATCAGAACCAGGTTTGGTACCAGAACCAGGTTTAGCATCAGACCAAGGTTTAGGTGGGGATCAGAACCAAGTTCAATATCAGAACCAGGTTTAGGTGGGCATTAAAACCAGGTTTAAGTAGGGATCAGAACCAGGTTTAGTATCAGAAACAGATTTAGTATCATAACCAGGTTTAATCATAACCAGGTTTAGGATCAGAACCAGGTTTAGGGGGCATCAGAACCAGTTTTGGGGGGATCAGAGccaggttcttcccccagaggcgCTGGGCACTGaaccagggaatgggcacagccccaagagctccaggagtgtctgaGGCAGTGTTTGCTGCATTTTAATCATTAAattattcattaattaattacacTGAAACGTGGGATCCCCTGGAGTGCTCCCCACCCAATTCCCACCGGGATTTAAAGCctttggcacagcccaggtgggCCCAGGAGTTCAGGATGGGGCTCCCAAAAATCCTTCAAGATCTTCCTGATCTTCCAAGGAGAATCTGCCTCTGGAATTCAAGAATATCCCAAAACTTCCTGCTCGCCCAGGGACAGACCCAAGGAAAATCTGCCTCTGGAATTTAATTTGGGGCTCCCAAAAATCCTTCAAACCTATTCCTGCTCTCCCCAGGACAATCTGCTTCTGGAATTTAATAATTTTGAGCCCCTCAAAGCCATGGATTTATCCCTGACACCGATTTTTTCCCATTCCACTCTCCCTGCACTCAGATTTTTTTATAAGGCAGGAAAAAATTATCCAAACAATTTGGGGTTGGATTCATTATCTGGCACcagaatcaccccaaaaccatggcttcccccccccaaaaaaaaacatgagAAACCCCCAGAAATCCTCattttccagccccaaatcccacattttccagccccaaaatcccacattttccagccccaaaatcccacattTTCCAGCCCCAAATATTCCCATTAGCTGTTCCACATGAAAGGCTCTTCCCAGACAGAAAGGGGGAATTTTGAACCCTCATTTTTTTCCCTATAATTGCTCGAAAAGTCAATAGGAAAAAAACACATCTTGGGGAGTTGATGTCCCTGTGGGATCCAATGCTGAAACTCTGTGGCTCCAAAGAGTCAGGAATGAAGGGAATGGCACCAACCAGTCACTTCCAGAGGtgccaaaaccccccaaaatcccaaaaatcccaagaaaTTAATGGTTTGAGCTTGAGCCAGGGGTGCAGGATGGTGATGATGGAGAGCAGGGACGAGCTGAGCCCACAGAACCCCACActttccagccccaaatcctcatTTTCCAGCCCCAAATATTCCCATTAGCTGGCTCCATGTGAAAGGCTCTTCCCAGACAGAAAGGGGGAATTTTgaacccccattttttccctaaaaGTCAATAGGAAAGAACACATTTTGGGAGCTGATGTCCTTGTGGGATCCAATGCCGCATCCAATGCTGGAACTTTGTGGCTCCAGGAGTCAGGATGAAGGGAATGGCACTTCCAGAGGtgccaaaaccccccaaaaattcccaagaaATTTAGGGCTTGAGCTTGAGCCAGGGGTGCAGGATGGTGatgatggagaacacagaggagctgagcccacagAACCCCACActttccagccccaaatcccacatttTCCAACCCCAAATATTCCCATTAGCTGTTCCACGTGAAAGGCTCTTCCCAGGCAGAAAGGGGGAACATTGAACCCCCATTTTTTCCTTAAAAGTCAATAGGAAAAAAACACATTTTGGGAGTTGATGTCCCTGTGGGATCCAATGCTGGAACTTTGTGGCTCCAAACAGTCAGGAATGAAGGGAATGGCACCAACCAGCCACGTCCAGAGgtgccaaaacccccaaaatccccaaaaatcccgaaATCCCCAAGAAATTCATGGCTTCAGCTTGAGCCAGGGGTGCAGGATGGTGACGATGGAGAGCAGCGACGAGCTGAGCCCACAGAACCCCACCACCGCcgggctgctcctgcacagccccagcctctccAGGGGGATCACCAGGTCGCAGCGTTCCTGAGCAGGTCCAGCAGCAGCGGGGGGttgtcctgagcacctgcagcaggaggtgcagctgagctgcagctgcagccggaGCTGCTGCAGCCGGCCCGGGGCGCAGGGCTGGGCGCGGCTCTCGGCGCTGCGGCCGCGCTTGCGGGCGGCCCCGGCGCgctccagcagcagccgcagctcgTAGGCGTCCCTGCTCAGGTTCACCACCAGGGGCAAACAGGTAGTAcctgagggggagagagagagagagagggggagaagGGCAGCACGAGGGTCTGGATGCTCCCAGGAGCTACAGAAATGTCCAGGGGTGGGAAAGTCTAAGCTCGCCTGTGGGATCCCGGTCCTCGTTTTCCCCCGGGGGAATCCCCGTTCCCATTTTCTCAggaattccattccattccattccattccattccattccattccattccattccattccattccattccattccattccattccattccttaTTCTCCCCAGAGGAACCccattccctgctctccctcaggaATTTCATTCTTTTCCCCATAAGAACTCCATTCCCCGCTCTCCCTCAAGAACTCCATTCCCTGTCCTCCCTTGGGAATTCCATTATTTATTCTCCCCAGCGAAATCCCATTCCCTGCTCTTCATTGGGAATCCCATTCTTTCTTTTCCCCAGGGGAatcccattccctgctctccCCCAGTAATCCTGTTCCCTACCCTCCATTGGGAATTCCACTCCTCTTTCTCCCCAGGGGAACCccattccctgctctccctcaggaATTTCATTCTTTTCCCCATAAGAACTCCATTCCCTGTCCTCCCTTGAGAATTCCATTATTTATTTTCCCCCAGGGGAACCCCAatccctgctctccctcagcAATCCCAATCCCTGCTGTCCCTCGGGAATTTCATTCTTTATTTTCCCCAGGGGAATTccattccctgctctccctcaggaATTCCATTATTTATTTTCCCCAGGGGAACCccattccctgctctccctcaggaACCTCATTTTCTCTCTCCCTCAGGAACCTCAATCCCTGCTCTCTCTGGAGAATTCCCTTGCTTATCCCCCCACGGGGAGCCccattccctgctctccctcaggaATTCCATTATCTATTTTCCCCAGGGGAACCCCACTCCCTGCTCTCCCTTGGAAATCCCATTCCTTGCTCTCCCCTCAGAAATCCTATTCCCGGCCCTCCCTTGTGGAATTCCACTCCTCTTTCTCCTCGGGGGAACACCATTCCCTGCTCTTCTCAGGAATCCCATTCTCTGCTCTCCCCCAGAAATCCCGTTCTCTGCCCTCCCTTGGGAatcccattccctgctctccCTTGGGAATCCCACTCCTTATCTAACGCAGGGTAATTCCATTCCCTGCCCACCCCACACACGCCTGAGGAGCCTTTCCTCCCTCAGGAATCCTCCCCAACCCCCCCGTCTCACCTGAAGGACCTCTGGCTCCATTTCTCCATGGCCAGGCCGGGCAGGACGCCGCTTTTCCCGGCCCACAGGACGTTGTCGCAGGCCAGGAACAGAGCGCGGTTCAGGTGGGACAGGGTGAGGCAGAAGCGCAGCACGGGGTCGGGGAGGTGCAGCGAGCGCTGGGCGCCCCCCAGGGCCTCGGCAGAGCCCCCCAAACGCAGCACTgcaatggggggggggggaaacaggGGTGtgagaccccaaaatgtcccctcaaaaccaccctgagccccccaaacgCAGCACtgcagaggagaggggaaaaaaggggtgtGAGACGTCAAAATGTCCCCTGAAAACCGCCCTGATCCTCCCCAGAGACCCCAAACGCAGCACTGCAAAAGGGGGGACACCATGCGGTGTGAGACCCCCAAGATGTCCCCTCAAAACTGCCTTGATCCTCCCCAAACCCAACGCAGCAGGAaggggggacaccaggggtgcGAGACCCCAG
The DNA window shown above is from Melospiza melodia melodia isolate bMelMel2 chromosome 25, bMelMel2.pri, whole genome shotgun sequence and carries:
- the PEX11B gene encoding LOW QUALITY PROTEIN: peroxisomal membrane protein 11B (The sequence of the model RefSeq protein was modified relative to this genomic sequence to represent the inferred CDS: inserted 3 bases in 3 codons; deleted 1 base in 1 codon), whose product is MEAWVRFSAQSQARERLLRAAQYACVLAGAALSRSGGSSGTLSRLQQLEAHLSLGRKLLRLGGSAEALGGAQRSLHLPDPVLRFCLTLSHLNRALFLACDNVLWAGKSGVLPGLAMEKWSQRSFRYYLFALVVNLSRDAYELRLLLERAGAARKRGRSAESRAQPCAPGRLQQLRLQLQXQLHLLLQVLXDNPPLLLDLLRNXCDLVIPLERLGLCRSSPAVVGFCGLSSSLLSIVTILHPWLKLKP